Proteins encoded in a region of the Catalinimonas alkaloidigena genome:
- a CDS encoding NRAMP family divalent metal transporter: MLPSFRSRFLPVLFWLVISAAFIGPGTVTTAAAAGASFHVSLLWALTFATGACILLQEAAARITIASGRTLGEALAHHYPAARWGVAGAILFGCAAYQAGNLLGAVAGLRLIVGWPAPVLTLGVGLVCGAVLWFGRDQAIARFLGALVGIMGLGFLLIVFTLPLAWGEVAAASVVPRFPDGAGLLILGLLGTTVVPYNLFLGSGISHGQTLRQMRGGLIAAVLIGGLISAAILLIGTQIRGAFSFEALATALQERTGAWARVGLGIGLFAAGFTSSVTAPLASALTLQSVVGPHWTNQSWAYRLTWGGVLGFGLLFGFLDVKPIPAIILAQGLNGILLPLMTILLLLIVNHPAAMPRSARNGPLLNALMLLLVGVSTLLGVNNLTKAVASAVGITSLEGTLPYVGAVAILVTGVLGWRIRKL, encoded by the coding sequence GTTCCCGCTTTCTGCCGGTCCTGTTCTGGCTCGTGATTTCCGCTGCGTTTATCGGGCCAGGTACGGTGACGACCGCCGCGGCCGCTGGGGCCTCGTTCCACGTGTCGCTGCTGTGGGCGTTGACCTTCGCAACCGGGGCGTGCATCCTGTTGCAGGAAGCGGCGGCACGCATCACCATCGCTTCGGGGCGTACGCTGGGCGAAGCCCTTGCACACCACTATCCTGCGGCGCGCTGGGGCGTGGCGGGGGCGATTCTGTTCGGTTGTGCAGCCTATCAGGCAGGAAACTTGTTGGGTGCGGTGGCGGGCCTGCGACTAATCGTAGGGTGGCCGGCTCCGGTGCTGACGCTGGGGGTGGGGTTGGTTTGCGGAGCGGTGTTGTGGTTCGGGCGCGACCAGGCCATCGCGCGTTTCCTCGGCGCGCTGGTGGGGATAATGGGACTGGGCTTTCTGCTGATCGTCTTCACGTTGCCGCTGGCGTGGGGCGAGGTTGCTGCGGCGTCGGTCGTGCCGCGCTTTCCCGACGGGGCCGGGTTGCTGATCCTGGGGCTGTTGGGCACGACGGTGGTGCCCTACAATCTCTTTCTGGGGTCCGGCATTAGCCACGGGCAAACCCTGCGGCAGATGCGCGGTGGGCTCATTGCGGCGGTATTGATCGGCGGACTGATTTCCGCGGCCATCCTTCTGATCGGAACGCAGATTCGGGGGGCGTTTAGTTTCGAGGCGCTGGCGACGGCCTTGCAGGAACGCACTGGTGCGTGGGCGCGTGTGGGGTTGGGCATCGGGCTGTTCGCAGCGGGATTTACCTCGTCGGTGACGGCCCCGCTAGCCTCAGCGCTGACCCTGCAAAGTGTGGTCGGACCCCACTGGACAAATCAATCGTGGGCGTACCGGCTGACGTGGGGCGGTGTCCTGGGCTTCGGGCTGTTGTTCGGATTCCTCGATGTGAAACCCATCCCGGCCATCATCCTGGCGCAGGGCCTGAACGGCATCCTCCTGCCGCTGATGACGATCCTCCTTCTCCTGATCGTGAACCATCCCGCCGCGATGCCCCGTTCCGCACGAAATGGTCCACTTCTCAATGCCTTGATGCTACTGCTGGTGGGCGTTTCCACACTTCTGGGAGTGAACAATCTGACCAAAGCCGTGGCTTCTGCCGTGGGCATTACTTCGCTGGAAGGGACGTTGCCTTACGTGGGCGCCGTGGCCATACTCGTGACCGGCGTCCTGGGCTGGCGCATTCGAAAATTGTAG
- a CDS encoding TIGR02391 family protein yields MYNLTDNQKDVLKWLISQVREGNLEEEFSLVSLYGGLDFIGQVRFDRDKAPVITKGTIDALHNDKLLHCQISYSNKTGVESSRRCTLTGKAYEAIDSNFDAPDNSFVKHITPLADITHFDAELKSRCLPILGTGAANEKAWDNAVRNAGVVLEERLREIGGISDSTLVGRDLVNKVFGQHGTLANKIPHSSEQVGHRDLYAGIVGVFRNPSAHRFIDFSPEEGGAILVFMNLLLKKLEQLR; encoded by the coding sequence ATGTATAACTTAACAGATAATCAGAAAGATGTCCTCAAATGGCTTATTTCACAGGTGCGCGAGGGAAATCTTGAGGAAGAGTTTTCTTTAGTATCCTTATATGGAGGCCTTGATTTTATCGGTCAGGTCAGATTCGATAGAGACAAAGCCCCTGTGATTACTAAAGGCACAATAGATGCCTTACATAATGACAAGCTGCTCCATTGCCAAATAAGCTACTCTAATAAAACAGGGGTAGAGAGTAGTAGACGCTGCACTCTCACCGGTAAAGCTTACGAAGCGATTGATTCAAACTTTGATGCGCCAGATAATTCCTTTGTAAAACATATTACCCCTTTAGCTGATATAACCCATTTCGATGCTGAATTAAAGTCACGCTGTCTACCAATTTTAGGAACCGGAGCTGCCAATGAGAAAGCATGGGACAATGCTGTTCGGAATGCTGGAGTTGTACTTGAAGAGCGTTTACGAGAGATAGGTGGTATTAGCGATAGTACCCTAGTTGGCCGTGATCTTGTAAACAAAGTATTTGGGCAGCATGGCACATTAGCTAACAAAATACCCCATAGCTCAGAACAAGTTGGCCATCGAGATTTATATGCAGGAATTGTTGGCGTTTTTCGCAATCCAAGTGCACACCGATTCATAGATTTCTCTCCCGAGGAAGGAGGTGCAATTCTAGTGTTTATGAATCTACTCTTAAAAAAACTTGAACAACTGAGGTAG
- the arsN2 gene encoding arsenic resistance N-acetyltransferase ArsN2, with product MQALRSPEPAQAADRAGLISLLQTVQLPTEDLPPSLEHFLVAKEGESVVGSVGLERYEHIGLLRSLAVHPDQQGSGLGQALYEAALRHASAHGITDLYLITTTAAPYFARRGFREIARDQVPMAIRHTAQFTGVCPSTATVMRKES from the coding sequence ATGCAAGCGTTACGCTCTCCTGAACCCGCCCAAGCCGCGGACCGCGCCGGTCTGATTTCCTTACTGCAAACCGTTCAACTGCCGACCGAAGACCTGCCGCCGTCGCTCGAACACTTTCTGGTTGCCAAAGAAGGTGAATCGGTGGTAGGGTCCGTGGGATTGGAACGGTACGAACACATCGGCTTACTCCGCTCGCTGGCCGTGCATCCCGACCAGCAAGGTTCCGGCCTGGGTCAGGCACTCTACGAAGCGGCCTTGCGACACGCATCGGCACACGGCATCACCGACCTCTACCTGATTACCACCACCGCCGCGCCCTACTTCGCCCGACGGGGTTTTCGGGAAATCGCTCGCGATCAGGTCCCGATGGCCATTCGCCACACCGCACAGTTCACCGGCGTCTGCCCTTCTACCGCCACTGTGATGAGAAAAGAGTCTTAA
- a CDS encoding BLUF domain-containing protein produces MFALTYISQATHPFSESDLYALESQACDKNERLAVTGYLNYKKGKFLQYLEGEQNVVLDLMHTIEQDPRHTVLRVMHLPEIKERRFHDCSMRYWTYNELLEIRMDDMVENVLLKMSAKVYGEDILQQMVTRLVTRMAEMHRLHPPLPH; encoded by the coding sequence ATGTTCGCACTTACGTACATCAGTCAGGCCACGCACCCCTTCAGCGAGTCCGATTTGTATGCGCTGGAATCGCAGGCGTGCGACAAGAACGAGCGACTGGCCGTCACCGGTTACCTCAACTACAAAAAAGGCAAGTTTCTGCAATACCTGGAAGGTGAACAGAACGTCGTGCTCGACCTGATGCATACGATCGAACAGGACCCGCGCCACACGGTATTGCGCGTCATGCACCTGCCGGAAATCAAAGAGCGGCGCTTCCACGATTGTTCGATGCGCTACTGGACCTACAACGAATTGCTCGAAATCCGGATGGACGACATGGTCGAAAATGTGCTGCTGAAAATGAGTGCCAAGGTGTACGGCGAAGACATACTACAGCAGATGGTGACCCGGCTCGTGACACGCATGGCCGAAATGCACCGTTTGCACCCGCCACTGCCCCATTAA
- a CDS encoding sugar O-acetyltransferase encodes MTEREKMLAGALYDPHDPELVQGRERARDLCQQLNATRESQQEERRQLLQALFGDGGDSVWMQPPFFCDYGSNIYLGQKCFFNFNCIVLDVCEVHIGDFTLFGPAVQIYTATHPLNAKLRREQEAGKPIVIGSDVWVGGGAILNPGITIGARTVIGAGSVVTRDIPEGVFAAGNPCRVIREITE; translated from the coding sequence ATGACTGAACGCGAAAAAATGCTGGCGGGCGCCCTGTACGACCCGCACGACCCCGAACTGGTGCAAGGACGCGAACGGGCCCGCGACCTGTGCCAGCAACTCAACGCGACACGCGAAAGCCAGCAGGAGGAGCGTCGCCAGCTGTTGCAGGCGCTGTTCGGCGACGGAGGCGACTCGGTGTGGATGCAGCCCCCCTTTTTCTGTGATTACGGCAGCAACATCTACCTCGGCCAGAAATGCTTTTTCAACTTCAACTGCATTGTGCTGGACGTCTGTGAAGTACACATCGGCGATTTTACGTTGTTCGGACCGGCGGTCCAGATTTACACGGCCACGCATCCGCTCAACGCCAAGCTACGTCGCGAACAGGAAGCGGGCAAACCCATCGTGATCGGGTCGGATGTATGGGTCGGCGGCGGGGCCATTCTGAATCCGGGCATTACGATCGGCGCGCGCACCGTAATCGGGGCCGGAAGTGTGGTCACCCGCGACATTCCCGAGGGCGTCTTTGCGGCCGGAAATCCGTGTCGGGTCATCCGGGAAATCACCGAATAA
- a CDS encoding pyridoxamine 5'-phosphate oxidase family protein — protein MIHTLDQLRALYPPPGERAVRKELTHLDAHCRHFITLSPFLVVASSNAQGQHDASPRGGAPGFVQVSDAHTLYVPDASGNNRLDTLTNLLETGRVALLFLIPGVDETLRVNGRACLRDEPEVLSRFQDAARPPKVVIEVQVEQAYLHCAKALMRAELWNPELQRERSELPTLGQMLKDQLQLSEEPESQEAMVARYRETL, from the coding sequence ATGATCCACACCCTTGACCAGCTTCGCGCCCTCTATCCTCCGCCCGGCGAGCGGGCCGTTCGCAAAGAACTAACGCACTTGGATGCACACTGTCGGCATTTCATTACCCTGTCGCCGTTTCTGGTGGTGGCCAGCAGCAATGCGCAGGGACAGCACGACGCGTCGCCACGCGGAGGTGCGCCAGGATTTGTGCAGGTGAGCGACGCCCACACCCTCTATGTGCCGGATGCTTCGGGGAACAACCGGCTCGACACCCTGACCAACCTCCTGGAGACGGGTCGGGTCGCGCTGCTGTTTCTGATTCCCGGGGTGGACGAAACGCTGCGGGTGAACGGGCGCGCCTGTTTGCGCGACGAACCCGAGGTGCTGAGCCGGTTTCAGGATGCTGCCCGGCCCCCGAAGGTGGTGATCGAGGTGCAAGTAGAACAAGCCTATCTTCACTGTGCCAAGGCCCTGATGCGCGCCGAGCTCTGGAATCCGGAATTGCAGCGTGAGCGCTCAGAACTGCCCACGCTGGGACAAATGTTGAAAGACCAGTTGCAGTTGTCGGAAGAACCCGAAAGCCAGGAGGCGATGGTGGCGCGCTACCGGGAAACGCTTTGA